A stretch of Lactuca sativa cultivar Salinas chromosome 6, Lsat_Salinas_v11, whole genome shotgun sequence DNA encodes these proteins:
- the LOC111895427 gene encoding protein DETOXIFICATION 55, whose translation MYMCIYTCMKTSMSCIKSCIFFIHKQSMPYHTQINLIVPMVMEEMKMMTTLSFPLFTMGLVGYLKNMIAVACMGKMGRLELAGGALAIGFTNITGYSVLSGLAMGMEPLCSQAFGSRNLTMVNLTLQRTILMLLFASLPIGFLWLNLEPIMLKLHQDPEITRIASLYCRYAAPDLIVNSFLYPLRIFLRSKGATWSLMWCTLIPTLVHYPITNTLAFTLHLGVQGVAISTFLTNLSTSVLILGYMSFTHNTPKETLCEPNVKESGEGWGVLFKLAVSSCLAVCLEWWWYEFMTILAGYLHKPHVTLATSAIVIQTTSLMYTLPSALSMSISTRVGNELGAGQPGKAHLATLVAIGLAVLTSVFGLLGITLGREAWGKVFTKDNEVLKLTMTILPIIGVCELANCPQTTCSGVLRGSARPSTGARINLCSFYLVGTPVAIVLAFVWKFEFLGLCYGLLAAQMACLVSILTVVYRTDWEEESKNARKLVGGRSECIYEGQIMECEQGIGFI comes from the exons ATGTACATGTGTATCTATACATGCATGAAAACATCCATGTCTTGCATCAAATCTTGCATTTTCTTCATACACAAGCAATCAATGCCATACCACACTCAGATCAATCTTATAGTTCCCATG gtaatggaggaaatgaagatgATGACAACCTTAAGCTTCCCTCTTTTCACCATGGGCTTAGTGGGTTACCTTAAAAACATGATTGCAGTTGCATGCATGGGCAAAATGGGAAGACTTGAGTTAGCAGGTGGAGCATTAGCAATTGGGTTCACAAACATAACTGGTTACTCGGTCCTTTCAGGGCTAGCCATGGGTATGGAACCCCTTTGTAGTCAAGCTTTCGGGTCAAGAAACCTAACCATGGTTAACCTAACCCTACAAAGAACAATCCTAATGCTGCTCTTTGCATCTTTACCTATTGGGTTCCTATGGCTTAACCTTGAGCCAATCATGCTTAAGCTTCATCAAGACCCTGAAATCACACGTATTGCTAGTTTATACTGTCGATATGCTGCCCCTGATCTTATTGTTAATAGCTTTTTATACCCTTTACGTATCTTTTTAAGAAGTAAAGGGGCAACATGGTCATTAATGTGGtgtactttaattccaacacttgtaCATTATCCTATCACCAACACTTTGGCATTCACCCTTCACTTAGGGGTACAAGGGGTTGCGATTTCCACCTTTCTCACAAACTTAAGTACATCGGTTCTCATTCTAGGCTACATGTCTTTTACCCATAATACCCCTAAGGAGACTTTATGTGAACCAAATGTAAAAGAGTCTGGGGAGGGGTGGGGTGTGCTATTTAAGCTTGCTGTTTCAAGTTGTTTAGCGGTTTGTTTGGAGTGGTGGTGGTATGAGTTTATGACTATTTTAGCTGGTTATCTTCATAAACCACATGTTACACTTGCTACATCTGCTATAGTGATTCAGACAACTTCCCTAATGTACACATTGCCTTCAGCACTTAGCATGTCGATATCAACAAGAGTAGGGAATGAACTTGGAGCGGGTCAACCGGGTAAGGCCCATTTGGCGACACTTGTCGCGATAGGATTGGCAGTTTTGACATCAGTTTTTGGGTTGTTGGGGATTACTTTAGGAAGAGAAGCATGGGGGAAAGTTTTCACAAAGGACAATGAAGTTTTAAAGCTCACAATGACTATTTTGCCCATAATTGGAGTATGTGAGTTAGCTAACTGCCCACAAACTACATGTTCTGGTGTTCTTCGTGGAAGTGCAAGGCCTTCAACTGGTGCAAGGATTAATCTTTGTTCTTTTTACTTGGTGGGGACACCAGTAGCCATTGTTTTAGCTTTTGTGTGGAAATTTGAGTTTTTGGGGCTTTGTTATGGGCTTTTAGCAGCACAGATGGCATGTTTGGTGTCAATTTTGACTGTGGTGTACAGGACAGATTGGGAAGAAGAGTCAAAGAATGCAAGAAAGTTGGTGGGAGGAAGAAGTGAATGCATATATGAAGGTCAAATTATGGAATGTGAGCAAGGAATTGGGTTTATATAA
- the LOC111895436 gene encoding uncharacterized protein LOC111895436 — MSEEGKRSPATGTFPAKPPYTADDRKTPASSLSTSSSSSRKVVIKSADMKEEMQNEAVNIAISAFENCSVEKDVAEQIKKEFDKNHGPTWHCIVGKNFGSYVTHETNHFVYFYLESKAVLLFKSG, encoded by the exons ATGAGCGAAGAGGGGAAGAGATCTCCGGCCACTGGTACCTTTCCGGCTAAGCCGCCGTATACGGCGGATGATCGGAAAACCCCCGCATCTTCGTTATCGACCTCTTCTTCCAGCAGCAGGAAAGTCGTCATCAAGAGTGCCGATATGAAGGAAGAAATGCAAAACGAAGCCGTGAATATCGCCATTTCC GCGTTTGAGAATTGCAGTGTGGAGAAGGATGTCGCGGAACAGATAAAGAAGGAATTTGATAAGAATCATGGTCCTACTTGGCACTGTATCGTCGGCAAAAACTTCG GTTCTTATGTGACTCATGAGACGAATCATTTTGTTTATTTCTATTTGGAATCGAAAGCAGTGTTGCTGTTCAAATCTGGTTAG